Proteins co-encoded in one Candidatus Zixiibacteriota bacterium genomic window:
- a CDS encoding FAD-dependent oxidoreductase yields the protein MIAHKFLVVGGGLAGLSAAIEARKRGIDVALVSKIHPTRSHSGAAQGGINAALANAETGHDDTPDRHAYDTIKGSDFLADQDAVKLMTDAAPGIIIDMEHAGCPFSRTPEGKIAQRPFGGAGFPRTCYGADKTGHYLLQTLYEQAVKHKVQMYTEWMVTKVVVRDGRSHGVICLDLESGEFIPIASNATMLATGGSGRVYSTNTTNAHTSTGFGVSLAYWAGVPVKDFEFIQFHPTGLYPSSILMTEGCRGEGGYLLNNKGERFMKNYVSEKVMELAPRDITARAIQMEINEGRGFEGAFVHLDLRHLGEAKINERLPGIRDLAMSFVNVDPIKDPIPVRPSQHYTMGGIDTNEKTETEVTGFYAAGECACASVHGANRLGGNSLLDTIVFGRIGGGVVAGYLPNSADPTESVMKDALKEEQSRFDGLIKGSGDENPYQLKNELSAVMLEKVGIFRNGADMRVACDKIKELKKRYQKIRPIQTSKTFNYDFLWVTEIAGNLDAAQMIAEGALRREESRGAHFRIDFPKRLDDPWMKHTIFKYKPGGPEISYKPVKLGLYEPEERKY from the coding sequence GTGATTGCTCATAAATTTCTGGTTGTCGGTGGTGGTTTGGCAGGATTGTCTGCGGCTATCGAAGCACGCAAACGAGGGATCGATGTCGCGCTGGTTTCGAAGATTCATCCGACGAGGTCCCATTCCGGAGCTGCGCAGGGGGGTATAAATGCAGCTCTTGCAAACGCCGAGACTGGTCACGACGATACGCCCGATCGCCACGCTTACGATACCATCAAAGGTTCCGATTTCCTGGCTGATCAGGATGCTGTAAAGTTGATGACTGATGCCGCTCCCGGCATCATTATAGATATGGAACATGCAGGCTGTCCATTCTCGCGCACGCCCGAGGGGAAAATCGCACAACGGCCGTTCGGCGGTGCGGGTTTTCCGCGCACCTGTTATGGCGCAGATAAGACCGGGCATTACTTACTGCAGACTCTGTACGAGCAGGCCGTGAAGCACAAAGTGCAGATGTACACGGAGTGGATGGTGACGAAGGTTGTCGTCCGCGATGGGCGCAGCCACGGCGTCATCTGCCTCGATCTTGAGTCAGGCGAGTTCATCCCGATTGCTTCGAACGCGACGATGTTGGCGACCGGTGGATCGGGAAGGGTCTATTCGACGAATACGACCAATGCACACACATCGACCGGTTTCGGTGTGTCGCTGGCATATTGGGCTGGCGTGCCGGTCAAGGATTTCGAGTTCATTCAATTTCACCCTACAGGTCTCTATCCCTCGTCGATTCTCATGACCGAAGGCTGCAGGGGAGAGGGAGGCTACCTTCTCAACAACAAAGGCGAGCGGTTCATGAAGAATTATGTCTCAGAGAAGGTCATGGAGCTTGCCCCGCGCGACATCACCGCTCGTGCAATCCAAATGGAGATCAACGAAGGACGTGGCTTCGAAGGAGCATTCGTGCATCTTGATCTCAGGCATCTCGGTGAGGCGAAGATTAACGAACGTCTTCCCGGCATTCGTGATTTGGCTATGTCATTTGTCAATGTCGATCCCATTAAGGACCCGATACCCGTGAGACCGTCACAGCACTATACGATGGGGGGCATAGACACTAACGAGAAGACCGAGACGGAAGTGACGGGTTTCTATGCTGCCGGTGAGTGCGCATGTGCCTCTGTGCATGGCGCGAATCGTCTTGGCGGCAACTCACTCCTCGACACAATTGTCTTTGGGCGAATTGGCGGAGGTGTAGTCGCTGGATATCTTCCGAACAGTGCCGATCCGACTGAGAGCGTCATGAAGGATGCACTCAAGGAAGAACAGAGCCGTTTCGATGGTCTGATCAAAGGCTCCGGTGATGAGAACCCGTATCAGCTTAAGAATGAGCTTTCCGCAGTGATGCTCGAGAAGGTTGGGATCTTCAGGAATGGTGCCGATATGCGAGTTGCATGCGACAAGATCAAGGAGCTCAAGAAGCGCTATCAGAAGATTCGTCCTATACAGACCAGCAAAACATTCAACTATGATTTTCTGTGGGTGACCGAGATTGCCGGCAATCTCGATGCTGCCCAGATGATCGCCGAGGGCGCGTTGCGCAGAGAAGAGAGCCGTGGCGCGCATTTCCGCATCGATTTCCCGAAACGTCTCGACGATCCCTGGATGAAGCACACCATCTTCAAGTACAAACCGGGCGGACCTGAGATCAGCTACAAACCGGTGAAACTTGGGCTGTACGAGCCGGAAGAAAGGAAGTATTGA
- the sdhC gene encoding succinate dehydrogenase, cytochrome b556 subunit codes for MSFKGFAGKFVDEAKLNPNVGTFSYILHRITGIGLAIYLIMHTWVLSSAQDGPAKFTERLGSVQTPLFHLLELFLAVAVFFHLLNGVRIVAADFLPLTRRHKELFWVVMALFITVMAWTIVAALPKLLGH; via the coding sequence ATGAGTTTCAAAGGATTTGCAGGGAAGTTCGTCGATGAGGCTAAGCTGAATCCGAACGTAGGCACATTTTCATACATCCTCCACAGGATAACGGGAATCGGGCTAGCTATTTACTTGATCATGCACACGTGGGTCCTCAGCTCCGCTCAGGATGGGCCTGCTAAGTTTACCGAACGCCTCGGCAGTGTCCAGACTCCGTTGTTTCATCTCCTGGAGCTGTTTCTGGCCGTGGCCGTGTTTTTCCATCTGCTCAATGGTGTCAGGATAGTGGCTGCTGATTTTCTTCCCCTCACGCGCAGGCATAAGGAGTTGTTCTGGGTCGTGATGGCTCTGTTCATTACTGTGATGGCCTGGACCATTGTAGCTGCTTTGCCGAAACTGCTGGGCCATTGA
- a CDS encoding fumarate hydratase: MREINVSEIIPKVRQMCMEANYFLGKDVLNALKSAAQSEESPVGKGILGDIVKNAEIAHDQLVPMCQDTGFAVFFVEVGQDVHFTGGLISDAINEGVRQGYKDGYLRKSILGDPIQRVNTGDNTPAVINYEIVPGNQLKIIFAAKGGGSENMSEVKMMKPSDGVEGLKEFVIDRVKRSGGNPCPPIIVGIGVGGTFDKCAQLSKKSLLREVGSKHADPYYAALEEELLEKINKIGIGPQGLGGRTTALAVFIEAHPCHIASFPAAVNIQCHAARHKEVII, from the coding sequence ATGCGTGAGATAAACGTTAGTGAAATAATTCCCAAGGTCAGGCAGATGTGCATGGAGGCGAACTACTTCCTCGGGAAGGATGTCCTGAATGCGCTCAAGTCTGCCGCTCAGAGCGAAGAATCTCCGGTCGGCAAAGGTATCCTGGGTGATATTGTCAAGAATGCAGAGATCGCACATGACCAGCTTGTCCCCATGTGTCAGGATACCGGCTTCGCAGTCTTTTTCGTTGAGGTGGGACAGGATGTCCATTTCACCGGCGGTTTGATTTCTGATGCTATCAACGAGGGTGTCCGCCAGGGTTACAAAGATGGCTACCTTCGCAAATCGATACTCGGCGATCCGATCCAGAGAGTCAATACCGGTGACAACACACCGGCTGTCATCAACTATGAAATAGTCCCCGGCAACCAACTGAAGATCATCTTTGCTGCCAAGGGTGGCGGCTCGGAAAACATGAGCGAAGTCAAGATGATGAAACCATCAGACGGCGTCGAAGGCCTGAAGGAATTCGTCATCGACAGAGTGAAGCGCTCTGGCGGCAATCCCTGCCCTCCGATCATTGTCGGTATCGGCGTTGGAGGAACGTTCGACAAGTGTGCACAGCTTTCCAAGAAGTCGCTTCTGCGCGAGGTCGGTTCAAAGCATGCTGATCCATACTATGCTGCTCTCGAAGAGGAGCTTCTCGAAAAAATCAACAAAATCGGAATCGGCCCACAGGGACTCGGTGGCCGGACAACTGCGCTCGCGGTTTTTATTGAAGCGCATCCGTGTCATATCGCGAGCTTCCCGGCCGCAGTCAATATACAGTGTCATGCCGCAAGGCATAAAGAAGTCATCATCTGA
- a CDS encoding protein arginine kinase — MFEELVDKPAKWLQADGTDAAIVLSSRIRLARNVADIHYPDRASDEMQAKAKEYVRSALEEKGMLDIGKLYESETIDDLDRNFLIERHLISPEFLRTSTNRALYVRDDESVSIMINEEDHLRIQSFQSGLEIQTAMNNAERTDHELGNKLEYDFSSDYGFLTSCPTNVGTGLRASVLIHLPGLVLTNEIDGVLSQITKVGLAVRGFYGEGSDVLGNIFQVSNQTTLGRKEEDIIGSLEEVTRQLMAHEENARTTLIRDAGEEIKDKIWRAYGILKHARVLSSGEAMNLLSAMRMGVAMGILDMLPLRLINEIMLLVQPAHLQKLLNEELSPSERDSRRAQLVRERLADR, encoded by the coding sequence ATGTTTGAAGAACTGGTAGATAAACCTGCGAAATGGCTGCAAGCCGATGGTACAGACGCCGCAATAGTACTTTCCAGTCGCATCAGGCTGGCGCGTAACGTCGCCGATATCCATTACCCCGACCGCGCTTCCGATGAAATGCAGGCCAAGGCCAAAGAATATGTCCGCTCGGCCCTCGAAGAGAAAGGCATGCTTGACATCGGCAAGTTGTACGAGTCGGAAACAATTGACGATCTCGATCGCAATTTCCTTATTGAGAGACACCTTATCTCGCCAGAGTTTCTCAGGACAAGTACGAACCGCGCGCTGTATGTCAGAGATGACGAATCGGTCTCCATCATGATTAATGAAGAAGACCACCTACGAATTCAATCCTTCCAGTCCGGTCTCGAAATACAGACCGCGATGAATAATGCCGAAAGGACTGACCACGAGCTGGGCAACAAACTCGAATACGATTTCAGCAGCGACTACGGTTTCCTGACATCCTGTCCCACTAATGTTGGAACCGGCCTTCGTGCGTCAGTGTTAATACACTTGCCAGGGCTTGTGTTGACGAATGAGATTGACGGCGTGTTATCTCAGATTACAAAGGTCGGTCTGGCAGTGAGAGGATTTTATGGCGAAGGGTCGGATGTCCTGGGGAATATCTTCCAGGTCTCGAACCAGACGACTTTGGGCCGCAAAGAGGAAGACATAATTGGGTCGCTTGAAGAAGTGACTCGACAATTGATGGCTCACGAGGAAAATGCCCGCACGACTCTGATCAGGGATGCGGGAGAAGAGATAAAGGACAAGATATGGCGCGCATACGGTATTCTGAAACATGCCCGCGTGCTGTCGTCCGGAGAAGCTATGAATCTGCTTTCTGCGATGAGGATGGGAGTTGCAATGGGAATTCTCGACATGCTCCCGCTCCGGCTGATCAACGAGATAATGCTTCTGGTTCAGCCAGCGCATTTGCAGAAATTGCTAAATGAAGAACTTTCACCATCTGAGCGTGACAGCAGACGGGCGCAGCTCGTCCGTGAACGGCTGGCTGACCGGTGA
- a CDS encoding T9SS type A sorting domain-containing protein, translating into MNICSLLRTTLLITTLLFGVSTASAVDIPGTVPSDFDWDAFSPDGATSIDPVVTEVGRISLSIDGVSSGNPTAVLQAEKPVGATVRKAIFATATTGWSNYSLLPGDVTINGVPVVWDNIIPNHVSSFNHIADVTDLVKPILDAAMAGRVPFAIGEADPDIVDGNILAVIFDDPNQTDDATAILLFGAQDVAGDQFLIGLAEPLDLADPSSVVTMSLGISYGYQMPDHDVQFSLVDVNGSRLSSSAGGQDDGISPDWNDYGNGALITVGGLDDDPANPPDPFSPPLDFDYDDELYDLIPFVQQGDVQITVNTSNPSNDDNIFFGAFYLTVPAIIGEGCLLSPTFATNPVGTQHTVTATVNDEDANPVADREVNFEIIGGPHSGLVDAVMTDGNGKADFVYTGNSVGIDTIQAWFMNSADEMQMAENFSYKEWTDEGIHPTNEWINVYCRCPKLNGVLLSEGDVIKAYDPDGVLCGQDVVRADGSFGFMPIYRDDFVTLNLDEGAEPGDQISFTINDVEVFTDPVIYWTSNGDSFELCRFHTCKIIHLHEGWNLISWNLNYTELTSDFVLSHLDKCECVDVILGFDRGAMTYDPFLPQYSTLPYVDYFHGYWLKMHCAWDLEICGETIDPSEYIDIYTGWNLVSYWPVQTLPLEVGFATILDCIEIAIGFDNGGQVWVPGKEPFNTLTDLSELFGYWIKSSCDGALIYPGWDTPPPAPDGLAKPLANSDRDVTPSRTWMSLYGSDIKVDGSIIDNNSVIEAYSADQVLCGRGVYMDGMLRFTPVYGQDNLDDATAGYPTGEEPFSICVNKVRVYPDITWTGNGNVFGLTQLSTKATAAGLQPIDYSLAQNYPNPFNPTTVISYNLPSASHVRLSVYNLLGQNVRTLVDGESTAGTHREIWDATDDGGNPVASGVYFYRLETTDFTQTKKMLLAK; encoded by the coding sequence ATGAATATCTGCTCACTTCTCCGGACAACTCTGCTGATCACCACCCTGTTGTTCGGTGTGTCTACAGCCTCTGCCGTGGACATCCCTGGCACTGTTCCGTCTGACTTCGACTGGGATGCTTTCAGTCCGGATGGGGCAACTTCAATTGACCCGGTTGTTACCGAAGTGGGGCGCATCAGTCTCTCGATTGATGGTGTTAGTTCGGGAAATCCGACAGCAGTATTGCAGGCTGAAAAGCCAGTCGGCGCAACCGTACGTAAGGCTATCTTCGCTACTGCGACTACGGGATGGTCCAACTACAGTCTGCTACCGGGCGATGTGACCATCAATGGTGTCCCCGTCGTGTGGGATAATATCATTCCGAATCATGTCAGCTCATTCAATCATATTGCAGACGTCACTGATCTGGTCAAACCAATTCTCGACGCTGCTATGGCGGGACGCGTGCCTTTTGCGATTGGGGAGGCTGACCCGGATATCGTTGATGGCAACATTCTTGCAGTGATCTTCGACGATCCTAATCAGACGGACGATGCCACCGCAATATTGCTCTTCGGTGCACAGGATGTCGCTGGTGATCAGTTTCTGATTGGGCTCGCTGAGCCTCTCGATTTAGCAGATCCAAGTTCCGTTGTGACAATGTCACTTGGAATCTCATATGGTTACCAGATGCCCGATCACGATGTTCAGTTTAGTCTCGTAGATGTCAACGGATCGCGGCTTTCATCTTCAGCGGGCGGTCAGGATGATGGTATATCTCCGGATTGGAATGACTACGGCAACGGTGCCCTCATCACGGTCGGTGGTCTCGATGATGATCCCGCAAATCCGCCTGACCCATTCAGCCCACCTCTCGATTTTGATTACGACGATGAGCTCTACGATCTGATCCCCTTTGTCCAGCAAGGCGATGTTCAAATCACGGTGAATACTTCGAATCCGTCCAATGACGACAATATTTTCTTCGGAGCGTTCTACCTCACAGTTCCCGCAATCATCGGGGAAGGCTGCCTGCTGTCGCCGACATTCGCCACCAATCCAGTCGGGACGCAGCACACCGTGACGGCTACTGTCAATGACGAGGACGCCAATCCGGTCGCGGATAGAGAGGTCAACTTCGAAATCATCGGTGGCCCACACTCCGGACTTGTTGATGCCGTGATGACCGATGGCAATGGCAAGGCGGATTTCGTCTACACCGGAAACAGTGTCGGGATCGACACTATACAGGCATGGTTCATGAATTCTGCCGATGAGATGCAGATGGCGGAGAATTTCTCATATAAAGAGTGGACAGACGAAGGAATTCACCCAACGAACGAATGGATCAACGTCTACTGCAGGTGCCCGAAGCTGAACGGAGTCTTGCTTAGCGAGGGAGACGTTATCAAAGCATACGACCCAGATGGTGTTCTGTGCGGTCAGGACGTCGTTCGGGCCGACGGGTCATTCGGCTTCATGCCGATTTATAGAGATGATTTCGTGACGCTGAATCTGGATGAAGGAGCTGAGCCGGGCGATCAGATTTCGTTCACGATCAATGACGTCGAAGTGTTCACCGATCCTGTCATATACTGGACATCGAACGGTGACAGCTTCGAGCTCTGTAGATTCCATACCTGCAAAATCATCCACCTTCACGAGGGATGGAACTTGATTTCATGGAATCTCAATTACACTGAACTGACAAGTGACTTTGTGCTCAGCCATCTCGACAAATGCGAATGCGTGGACGTCATTCTCGGATTCGATCGGGGAGCGATGACCTACGATCCATTCCTGCCTCAGTACTCGACGCTGCCGTATGTCGACTATTTCCACGGTTACTGGCTGAAGATGCATTGCGCCTGGGATCTTGAAATATGCGGAGAGACAATTGATCCGTCGGAGTACATCGACATTTACACGGGATGGAATCTCGTAAGTTACTGGCCGGTTCAAACGCTGCCTCTTGAAGTCGGTTTTGCCACGATTCTCGATTGTATTGAGATTGCCATCGGCTTCGACAACGGCGGGCAGGTATGGGTGCCCGGCAAAGAGCCCTTCAACACACTGACTGATTTGAGCGAATTGTTCGGCTACTGGATTAAGTCGTCATGCGATGGTGCTCTCATCTATCCCGGATGGGATACTCCTCCTCCCGCTCCGGATGGCCTTGCCAAACCATTGGCGAATTCGGATCGCGATGTAACGCCATCCCGCACATGGATGTCGCTATATGGCTCTGACATCAAAGTCGATGGCTCGATCATCGATAACAACAGCGTAATTGAGGCGTACAGTGCCGACCAAGTTCTCTGCGGACGCGGCGTCTATATGGACGGAATGTTGAGGTTCACGCCAGTGTACGGGCAGGACAATCTTGATGATGCCACAGCCGGTTATCCGACAGGTGAAGAACCATTCTCCATCTGCGTCAACAAGGTTAGGGTGTATCCTGACATCACATGGACCGGCAATGGCAATGTATTCGGATTGACTCAGCTTTCGACAAAGGCGACCGCTGCAGGATTGCAGCCAATTGACTACAGCCTTGCGCAGAATTATCCGAATCCATTCAACCCGACTACAGTCATATCATATAACTTGCCATCGGCGAGTCATGTCAGACTGTCGGTCTACAACCTGCTGGGCCAGAATGTTCGCACACTCGTAGACGGCGAGTCGACAGCAGGAACCCATCGGGAAATCTGGGATGCCACCGATGATGGCGGCAACCCTGTTGCGTCGGGAGTTTATTTCTATCGGTTGGAGACGACTGACTTCACCCAGACGAAGAAAATGCTCTTGGCTAAATAG
- a CDS encoding ATP-dependent Clp protease ATP-binding subunit codes for MNEMFTELARKAIEYARDEAARLRHDYIGTEHLLLGLIRLGEGRSVEIISNIGLDLADLKQSIEDVVQPSGGTMTMGQLPLTARAKKTLEVAGQEARALKSKDIDTEHILLALLKDEEGVAAQVLTMYDISYQEVYDELKNIISGNPSSFARKRKKSKTPALDHFGRDLTELARRGKLDPIIGREDEIERVSQILSRRKKNNPVLIGEPGVGKTAIAEGLAQRIVQGKVPQTLENKRLVTLDMASLVAGTKYRGQFEERLKAVMNEIISSKDVIIFIDELHTIVGAGGAEGSLDASNIFKPTLSRGELQCIGATTLNEYRKYIEKDGALDRRFQTVMVEPPSTDDTIKILQGLKQKYEEHHRLEISDSAIEAAVKLSDRYITGKFQPDKALDIIDEAGSRAHLSTYTKPQEFTDFENEIEELSKRKEDAVKNQEFERAAHLRDELKAKREKLEQMKQDWHAAREEEQIELTSEDVAAIVSQMTGIPLFRLEEKESRRLLRMEEELQKSIVGQDEAITAITKAIRRARAGLGNPNRPIGSFIFLGPTGVGKTELARVLAGFLFEDENALVRIDMSEYMEKFAVSRLVGAPPGYVGYEEGGQLTEKVRRHPYSVVLLDEIEKAHQDVFNILLQLLDDGSLTDSFGRKVDFRNTVIIMTSNIGTRQIFDSKTLGFKSGDADRPDHEAMRKRVTEELKRIFNPELLNRIDETVTFHQLTKDHIKKIIEIQLSDVGKRLADKGISFTLSPAAKEYIADKGYDPHFGARPLNRAIQKFLEDPLAEEILRGQYAGDCDILIDFPEGSDGLKFTFNPNPSEKPVAR; via the coding sequence ATGAATGAGATGTTCACTGAACTAGCGAGGAAGGCAATCGAGTATGCTCGCGATGAAGCTGCTCGACTTCGCCACGACTACATCGGCACGGAACATCTTCTTCTCGGTCTCATACGGCTTGGCGAAGGCCGATCCGTCGAAATAATCAGCAATATCGGACTCGATCTGGCTGACCTAAAGCAGTCGATTGAGGACGTGGTGCAGCCGTCTGGCGGCACGATGACAATGGGCCAGCTTCCCCTGACAGCCCGCGCCAAGAAGACTCTGGAGGTCGCTGGACAGGAAGCGCGCGCGTTGAAATCAAAAGACATTGACACCGAGCACATCCTCCTCGCCCTGCTCAAGGATGAAGAGGGCGTAGCAGCTCAGGTGTTGACAATGTACGACATCTCCTATCAGGAGGTGTATGACGAGCTGAAGAATATCATCAGCGGTAATCCGTCGTCGTTTGCTCGCAAGCGCAAGAAAAGCAAGACTCCAGCTCTTGATCATTTCGGCCGCGATCTGACAGAACTCGCACGGCGCGGAAAACTCGATCCGATTATCGGGCGTGAAGACGAAATCGAGCGTGTCAGCCAGATATTGTCGCGTCGCAAGAAAAATAACCCGGTGCTGATCGGCGAACCTGGCGTGGGCAAGACAGCTATTGCAGAAGGATTGGCGCAGAGAATCGTCCAGGGCAAAGTCCCGCAGACATTGGAGAACAAGAGGCTGGTGACTCTCGATATGGCTTCGCTGGTGGCTGGCACCAAGTACAGAGGCCAGTTCGAAGAGCGGTTGAAAGCTGTCATGAACGAGATAATCAGCTCGAAAGATGTAATCATCTTCATAGATGAGTTGCATACCATAGTCGGTGCCGGTGGTGCCGAGGGATCATTGGATGCTTCGAACATCTTCAAGCCTACTCTGTCGAGAGGCGAATTGCAGTGTATCGGCGCCACGACCCTCAACGAATACAGAAAATATATCGAGAAAGATGGCGCTCTCGACCGCAGGTTCCAGACTGTTATGGTCGAGCCACCATCAACCGATGATACGATCAAGATTCTTCAAGGTCTCAAACAGAAATATGAAGAGCATCATAGGCTCGAAATTAGCGACAGCGCGATCGAAGCGGCGGTGAAGCTCTCGGATAGGTATATTACCGGGAAATTCCAGCCGGATAAGGCCCTCGATATTATCGATGAAGCCGGTTCGCGCGCGCATTTGTCGACTTACACCAAACCGCAGGAGTTCACCGATTTTGAGAATGAAATCGAAGAACTTTCCAAGCGGAAGGAAGATGCCGTCAAGAATCAGGAGTTCGAACGCGCCGCTCATCTGCGAGACGAATTGAAGGCAAAACGCGAGAAACTCGAGCAGATGAAGCAGGACTGGCACGCCGCCCGCGAAGAAGAACAGATCGAACTCACCAGCGAGGATGTCGCGGCAATCGTCTCCCAAATGACGGGCATCCCATTGTTCCGTCTTGAAGAGAAGGAATCACGCCGGCTTCTCCGAATGGAAGAAGAACTGCAGAAGAGCATTGTCGGCCAGGATGAAGCTATTACGGCCATCACGAAAGCTATCAGACGCGCACGTGCAGGGCTCGGCAATCCGAACCGGCCAATTGGGTCATTCATATTCCTCGGGCCGACAGGAGTTGGCAAGACCGAGCTCGCAAGAGTGCTGGCAGGTTTCCTCTTTGAGGATGAAAACGCTCTCGTGCGGATCGATATGTCGGAGTACATGGAGAAGTTTGCGGTGTCGAGACTTGTCGGAGCGCCTCCCGGCTACGTCGGATATGAGGAAGGTGGACAGCTCACCGAGAAAGTCCGCCGCCATCCCTACTCGGTGGTGCTGCTCGACGAAATCGAAAAGGCTCATCAGGATGTGTTCAATATCCTTCTACAGCTTCTGGATGACGGCAGCCTGACCGATTCGTTCGGCAGGAAGGTCGACTTCAGAAATACTGTTATAATCATGACATCGAATATCGGCACTAGGCAGATATTTGATTCCAAAACGCTCGGCTTCAAGTCGGGTGATGCGGATCGGCCGGATCACGAGGCAATGCGGAAGCGTGTCACCGAGGAGTTGAAAAGGATATTCAATCCGGAACTCCTAAACCGTATTGACGAGACAGTTACGTTCCACCAGCTCACGAAGGATCACATAAAGAAGATCATCGAAATCCAGCTTTCGGATGTCGGTAAGCGCTTGGCTGACAAGGGCATATCTTTCACTCTCTCGCCAGCGGCCAAAGAGTACATTGCCGACAAGGGTTATGATCCGCATTTTGGAGCCAGGCCCCTGAACCGCGCTATCCAGAAATTCCTTGAAGATCCGCTGGCCGAGGAGATTCTGCGCGGCCAATATGCAGGCGACTGTGATATCCTTATCGACTTCCCGGAAGGGTCTGACGGGTTGAAATTCACGTTCAACCCGAATCCGTCGGAAAAGCCAGTGGCTCGATAG
- a CDS encoding succinate dehydrogenase iron-sulfur subunit, which translates to MPKFKVFRFDRDKDEMPYFQTYDMPVVRGMTVLEGLYHIIENIDPSLAFRSSCRAAVCGSCAMHINGQYRLACETNIDHLKSDLITIRPMAHSPVMRDLVVDMKPFFRNYEKIMPYLIPKEEPPEKEYIQTVEERHRLDVKVDCILCGACFASCPVVSTDENYLGPAALLKALRFVDDTRDGATYERLAFLATDFGVFRCHTIFNCQQVCPKDLAPTGAIQRLKWKAIWAKLKGKLPKPQSPAA; encoded by the coding sequence ATGCCTAAGTTCAAAGTCTTCAGGTTTGATCGAGATAAAGACGAGATGCCATACTTCCAGACTTATGATATGCCCGTTGTGCGGGGGATGACTGTACTGGAAGGACTCTATCATATAATCGAAAACATCGATCCGTCGCTGGCATTTAGATCATCGTGCCGTGCTGCAGTTTGTGGTAGCTGCGCGATGCATATCAATGGTCAGTACCGCCTCGCCTGCGAAACAAATATCGATCACTTGAAGTCTGATCTAATTACGATCAGGCCGATGGCGCATTCGCCGGTGATGCGCGATCTCGTGGTCGACATGAAGCCATTCTTCAGGAACTACGAGAAGATCATGCCGTATCTCATCCCGAAGGAAGAGCCTCCTGAGAAGGAGTATATCCAGACAGTCGAAGAGCGCCACAGGCTCGATGTCAAAGTCGACTGCATCCTGTGCGGAGCTTGCTTTGCATCGTGCCCGGTTGTGTCGACCGACGAGAACTACCTCGGCCCGGCCGCACTGCTGAAGGCTTTGCGGTTCGTCGATGATACCCGCGACGGCGCGACGTATGAGAGATTGGCGTTTCTCGCCACAGATTTCGGCGTGTTTCGATGTCATACTATCTTCAACTGCCAGCAGGTCTGCCCGAAAGACCTCGCCCCGACAGGCGCTATCCAGAGACTGAAATGGAAAGCAATCTGGGCAAAGCTGAAAGGCAAGCTACCAAAACCGCAGTCACCGGCAGCGTAG
- a CDS encoding Fe-S-containing hydro-lyase: MADGKVRITTPLTDEVVKSLKIGTQVLISGTIYTGRDAAHKKMTEALAKGEPLPFDPKGQIIYFVGPTPAKPGNAIGSAGPTTSYRMNAYSPAMLDAGLKGMIGKGQMSDEVREKLKEHFGCYFLAIGGAGALISKSIKQAEVIAYDDLGPEAVRKLTVEDFPAIVTFDCYGGNLFEEGIKKYGRE; encoded by the coding sequence ATGGCTGATGGAAAAGTGAGAATCACAACGCCGCTGACCGATGAGGTTGTGAAGAGCTTGAAAATCGGTACACAGGTTCTGATCAGCGGAACGATATATACGGGTCGCGACGCCGCTCACAAGAAGATGACCGAGGCGCTCGCGAAAGGGGAACCTCTCCCCTTTGATCCAAAAGGTCAGATAATTTATTTCGTCGGACCGACTCCGGCCAAGCCGGGCAATGCCATCGGCTCTGCGGGACCGACGACATCGTACAGAATGAACGCTTACTCACCTGCGATGCTCGATGCCGGTCTGAAAGGCATGATCGGTAAGGGGCAGATGTCGGATGAAGTGCGCGAGAAGCTCAAAGAACATTTCGGCTGCTATTTTCTGGCAATCGGCGGCGCAGGCGCGCTGATATCCAAGTCGATCAAACAGGCGGAAGTCATCGCGTACGACGATCTCGGCCCGGAGGCCGTGCGCAAGCTGACCGTTGAGGATTTCCCGGCGATTGTGACATTCGATTGCTACGGCGGGAATCTGTTCGAAGAAGGCATCAAGAAGTACGGTCGCGAATAA
- the rpmA gene encoding 50S ribosomal protein L27 translates to MAHKKGVGSSRNGRDSNGQRRGVKAYGGEFVTAGSIIVRQCGTKFHPGENVGLAKDFTVFSLVDGHVKFSRKGRDKKVISVEAISS, encoded by the coding sequence ATGGCTCATAAGAAAGGTGTTGGATCGTCCCGCAACGGGCGCGACTCCAACGGACAGCGGCGAGGCGTGAAAGCTTACGGCGGAGAATTCGTAACCGCCGGCAGCATTATTGTACGTCAGTGCGGCACCAAATTCCATCCCGGGGAGAATGTCGGTCTGGCAAAGGACTTCACGGTTTTCTCGCTCGTCGATGGGCATGTGAAGTTCTCCCGCAAGGGCCGTGACAAAAAAGTCATTTCGGTTGAAGCAATCTCCAGCTAG